Proteins encoded within one genomic window of Amycolatopsis nigrescens CSC17Ta-90:
- a CDS encoding beta strand repeat-containing protein gives MQSWAKRGIQTALVTGGLLMLGTGIASADERAAGPDTPAGPLDLSVNIPYELDGNAIGTPLGQLDVPAAKGELSTKPLTAPLSGATAPAAKMTEPVAKAANSVGKEAAKTAAKTDAQQAPSGDIFKGNKISGDLTVPLQICDNAIGVVGDAKAEGAGCDQTTTSNKDISTDGTNSGLAGNAVVLDWALPVQIAGNAVGAAGGSGYATGSATQSTTETGDITTSGDGSGTSGNVVAGQFATPIQVTGNAASWPLANAYSDYQAETEAESGGWIKTSGDGGSASGNVGGVPIALPVKFNGNSAAAWGSDADSVSSSEADASAGDTTPGMEALDGSGPIDSYIQTTGDQSFLAGNIAQPQGALVANVASVAASWIGNATTGNALGKYQESASSHSSEVEAGGFSSTSADQAAGSGNIADAPIALPVEACGVGGTYIGNAHAACDNEIEADAGDGTYTSADETFLGGNSVNPALASTAEVFGIGGSHIGNATGTATETKKVEAGGYNGTTGTDSAGAGNLVQVPLAVPAEVFGIGGSYIGQGQADASEVKEVTAGGGGNTDDDNGFLTSNAVAGPVSLPAQVFGIGASHIGRGVGEATADTTSTAGGDVNATGKEAGAAGNIVFPQVSLPTQVHGIGGSFIGTGDGTSDNLTDSKAGGKATADGQDGAVAGNVVPVPVGGAASVADTAAGLAALVSGQGVNDVVSEAGGDTETNGDGGGVSGNIVTAQGLPIVQVFGDAVAAGAKATGIGANITDASSGGDTTTSGINAGGSGNIIDVPVAAVPQVFGDAVAAAGVADAVSENETDGTVGGDSTTSPGNVSGLSGIDGQLPVGALVQLFDVSLPVLGHAMAEATNDTDIDNDPLINLPIDGDELPATSLPALPTALPELPAAPAMPAVQQREDTPAAVSGDLFDVVPGEVLTLPENPLSGVRVTPEVSTLEATPLSPWQKVVGFLTGKPMHIQG, from the coding sequence ATGCAGTCCTGGGCAAAGCGCGGAATTCAAACCGCGTTGGTCACGGGCGGTCTGCTGATGCTGGGTACCGGCATCGCATCCGCCGACGAAAGGGCCGCCGGCCCCGACACTCCGGCGGGTCCGCTGGACCTGAGTGTCAACATCCCTTACGAGCTCGACGGCAACGCGATCGGCACCCCGCTGGGGCAGCTCGACGTGCCAGCCGCCAAGGGTGAGCTGAGCACCAAGCCGCTCACCGCGCCGCTGTCCGGCGCCACCGCACCGGCGGCCAAGATGACCGAGCCGGTGGCCAAGGCCGCCAACTCGGTCGGCAAGGAGGCCGCGAAGACCGCGGCCAAGACTGATGCCCAGCAGGCGCCGAGCGGCGACATCTTCAAGGGCAACAAGATCTCCGGGGACCTGACGGTCCCGCTGCAGATCTGCGACAACGCGATCGGTGTCGTCGGGGACGCGAAGGCCGAAGGCGCCGGCTGCGACCAGACCACCACGAGCAACAAGGACATCTCCACCGACGGCACCAACTCCGGCCTCGCCGGCAACGCGGTCGTGCTGGACTGGGCGCTGCCCGTCCAGATCGCGGGCAACGCGGTCGGCGCCGCCGGCGGCAGCGGCTACGCCACCGGTAGCGCCACCCAGAGCACCACCGAGACCGGCGACATCACCACCAGCGGGGACGGCTCCGGCACCTCCGGCAACGTGGTGGCCGGGCAGTTCGCCACTCCGATCCAGGTGACCGGCAACGCCGCGTCCTGGCCGCTGGCCAACGCCTACAGCGACTACCAGGCCGAGACCGAGGCCGAGTCCGGCGGCTGGATCAAGACCTCCGGCGACGGCGGCAGTGCCTCCGGCAACGTCGGCGGCGTGCCGATCGCGCTGCCGGTCAAGTTCAACGGCAACTCGGCCGCCGCCTGGGGCTCGGACGCCGACTCGGTGTCCAGCTCCGAGGCCGACGCGTCGGCCGGCGACACCACGCCCGGCATGGAGGCCCTCGACGGCAGCGGCCCGATCGACAGCTACATCCAGACCACCGGGGACCAGTCGTTCCTGGCCGGCAACATCGCGCAGCCGCAGGGCGCGCTGGTCGCCAACGTGGCCAGCGTCGCCGCTTCCTGGATCGGCAACGCCACCACCGGCAACGCGCTCGGCAAGTACCAGGAGTCGGCCAGCTCGCACTCCAGCGAGGTCGAGGCCGGTGGCTTCTCCAGCACCTCCGCCGACCAGGCGGCCGGCTCGGGCAACATCGCCGACGCGCCGATCGCGCTGCCGGTCGAGGCGTGCGGCGTCGGTGGCACCTACATCGGCAACGCGCACGCGGCCTGCGACAACGAGATCGAAGCGGACGCGGGCGACGGCACCTACACCAGCGCCGACGAGACTTTCCTCGGTGGCAACTCGGTGAACCCGGCGCTCGCGTCGACCGCCGAGGTGTTCGGCATCGGCGGCTCGCACATCGGCAACGCCACCGGCACCGCGACCGAGACCAAGAAGGTCGAGGCCGGTGGCTACAACGGCACCACCGGCACCGACTCCGCCGGTGCGGGCAACCTGGTGCAGGTCCCGCTGGCCGTGCCGGCCGAGGTCTTCGGCATCGGCGGCTCCTACATCGGCCAGGGCCAGGCCGACGCCTCCGAGGTCAAGGAGGTCACGGCCGGCGGCGGTGGCAACACCGACGACGACAACGGGTTCCTGACCTCGAACGCGGTCGCCGGCCCGGTTTCGCTGCCCGCGCAGGTCTTCGGCATCGGCGCTTCGCACATCGGCCGCGGCGTCGGCGAGGCCACCGCGGACACCACCTCCACGGCCGGCGGCGACGTGAACGCCACCGGCAAGGAGGCCGGTGCGGCCGGCAACATCGTCTTCCCGCAGGTTTCGCTGCCGACGCAGGTGCACGGCATCGGCGGGTCGTTCATCGGTACCGGTGACGGCACCTCGGACAACCTGACCGACTCGAAGGCCGGTGGCAAGGCCACCGCGGACGGCCAGGACGGCGCGGTCGCCGGCAACGTCGTCCCGGTCCCGGTCGGTGGCGCCGCTTCGGTGGCCGACACCGCGGCCGGCCTGGCCGCGCTGGTTTCCGGCCAGGGCGTCAACGACGTCGTGTCCGAGGCCGGCGGCGACACCGAGACCAACGGCGACGGCGGCGGGGTGTCCGGCAACATCGTCACCGCGCAGGGCCTGCCGATTGTGCAGGTCTTCGGCGATGCCGTCGCGGCGGGGGCCAAGGCCACCGGCATTGGTGCGAACATCACCGACGCGAGCTCGGGCGGCGACACCACCACCTCCGGCATCAACGCCGGTGGTTCCGGCAACATCATCGACGTTCCGGTGGCCGCGGTCCCGCAGGTCTTCGGGGACGCGGTGGCCGCTGCCGGGGTCGCGGACGCGGTGAGCGAGAACGAGACCGACGGCACCGTCGGCGGTGACTCCACCACCAGCCCCGGCAACGTGAGCGGGCTGTCCGGCATCGACGGCCAGCTCCCGGTCGGCGCGCTGGTGCAGCTCTTCGACGTTTCGCTGCCCGTGCTCGGCCACGCGATGGCCGAGGCCACGAACGACACCGACATCGACAACGACCCGCTGATCAACCTGCCGATCGACGGTGACGAGCTGCCCGCCACGTCGCTGCCGGCACTGCCCACCGCGCTGCCGGAGCTGCCCGCGGCCCCGGCGATGCCGGCCGTGCAGCAGCGGGAGGACACCCCGGCGGCCGTCTCGGGCGACCTGTTCGACGTCGTGCCGGGTGAGGTGCTCACCCTGCCGGAGAACCCGCTGAGCGGCGTGCGCGTCACCCCGGAGGTCTCCACCCTGGAGGCCACCCCGCTGAGCCCGTGGCAGAAGGTCGTCGGCTTCCTGACCGGCAAGCCGATGCACATCCAGGGCTGA
- a CDS encoding dioxygenase family protein: MSGTSAPVLYLSHGAPPLADDPTWTGQLADWAGTLTRPSAILVVSAHWEEAPVTLGATTTVPLVYDFWGFPEHYYRVTYPAPGAPDLAAKVRKLLGPVHDAPDRGLDHGAYVPLVEMFPEADVPVLQLSMPSLDPRRLFELGRRLAPLRDEGVLIIGSGFFTHNLHALREVPDSAGTPPRWSAEFDQWGDQALSGGDLDALLDFQHKAPAARLAHPRIEHFAPLFVSLGAADAAGIAKPETVIDGYWYGLAKRSVQFG, from the coding sequence ATGTCCGGTACATCCGCACCCGTGCTCTACCTGAGCCACGGCGCACCACCGCTCGCCGACGATCCCACCTGGACGGGCCAGCTCGCGGACTGGGCGGGCACGCTGACCAGGCCGTCCGCGATCCTGGTGGTGTCCGCGCACTGGGAGGAGGCGCCGGTGACCCTCGGCGCCACCACCACGGTGCCGCTGGTCTACGACTTCTGGGGTTTCCCGGAGCACTACTACCGGGTGACCTACCCGGCGCCGGGCGCGCCGGACCTCGCCGCGAAGGTGCGCAAACTGCTGGGCCCGGTGCACGACGCGCCGGACCGCGGGCTCGACCACGGGGCCTACGTGCCGCTGGTGGAGATGTTCCCCGAGGCGGACGTGCCGGTGCTGCAACTGTCCATGCCGTCGCTCGACCCCCGGCGGCTGTTCGAGCTCGGCCGCCGGCTCGCTCCGCTGCGGGACGAGGGCGTGCTGATCATCGGCAGCGGCTTCTTCACGCACAACCTGCACGCCCTGCGCGAGGTGCCGGACAGCGCCGGGACACCGCCGCGGTGGTCGGCCGAGTTCGACCAGTGGGGCGATCAGGCGCTGAGCGGCGGCGACCTGGACGCGCTGCTGGACTTCCAGCACAAGGCGCCCGCGGCCAGGCTCGCGCATCCGCGGATCGAGCACTTCGCGCCGCTGTTCGTCTCGCTCGGTGCAGCCGACGCGGCCGGGATCGCGAAACCGGAGACGGTGATCGACGGCTACTGGTACGGGCTGGCGAAGCGTTCCGTGCAGTTCGGCTGA
- a CDS encoding MarR family winged helix-turn-helix transcriptional regulator — protein sequence MSDPVAEVERGMIAIRRAQARRTLSRLARQRAGAQLDPAVLGVLDAVEEGAQRASTVGSIATALTIDQPRASRLVARAVAEGLLRRDADQRDGRRAVLVLTEAGQAALDRMHEFRRAVFAEAMADWPESDRADFGRLLTAFAERYAEISAE from the coding sequence ATGTCCGATCCGGTGGCCGAGGTGGAGCGCGGGATGATCGCCATCCGGCGCGCCCAGGCCCGCCGGACCCTGTCCAGACTGGCCAGGCAGCGGGCCGGCGCGCAGCTCGACCCGGCCGTGCTCGGGGTGCTGGACGCGGTGGAAGAAGGTGCGCAGCGGGCGAGCACGGTCGGCTCGATCGCCACCGCGCTCACCATCGACCAGCCGCGTGCCAGCAGGCTGGTCGCGCGCGCGGTGGCTGAAGGGCTGCTGCGCCGGGACGCCGACCAGCGGGATGGCAGGCGGGCCGTGCTGGTGCTCACCGAAGCCGGGCAGGCGGCCCTGGACCGGATGCACGAGTTCCGGCGCGCGGTGTTCGCCGAGGCGATGGCGGACTGGCCGGAGTCCGATCGGGCGGACTTCGGCCGGTTGCTGACCGCGTTCGCCGAGCGGTACGCCGAGATCAGCGCGGAGTGA
- a CDS encoding TetR/AcrR family transcriptional regulator, protein MSEAQSRPSRAERRRRSEQKILDAAREIFAEVGYQRSTIRAIAGAAEVDPALVMQYFGTKEQLFRQAVLAPTEKPLTADPERLAELVLDVLGVKLGEQPGGSDAAVRSMLTHPEAAAHVRESLTQQIQQASSAIEGEDAELRAALMLSTLLGVTLGRNLLELEPLRGATAERIRELLRPGLRQLADGRLTPR, encoded by the coding sequence GTGAGCGAAGCGCAGTCACGCCCCAGCCGGGCGGAACGCCGCCGCCGAAGCGAGCAGAAGATCCTCGACGCGGCCCGCGAGATCTTCGCCGAGGTCGGCTACCAGCGCAGCACCATCCGGGCCATCGCGGGCGCAGCCGAGGTGGACCCGGCGCTGGTGATGCAGTACTTCGGCACCAAGGAACAGCTCTTCCGCCAGGCCGTGCTGGCACCGACCGAAAAGCCGCTCACCGCCGACCCGGAACGGCTCGCGGAGCTGGTGCTGGACGTACTGGGGGTGAAACTGGGCGAGCAGCCCGGCGGGTCCGACGCGGCGGTGCGCTCGATGCTGACCCATCCGGAAGCCGCCGCCCACGTGCGCGAGTCGCTGACCCAGCAGATCCAGCAGGCAAGCTCGGCGATCGAGGGCGAGGACGCCGAACTGCGCGCGGCGTTGATGCTGAGCACCCTGCTCGGAGTGACGCTCGGCCGGAACCTGCTGGAACTCGAACCGCTGCGCGGCGCCACCGCGGAACGGATCCGCGAGCTGCTCCGCCCCGGTCTGCGTCAGCTCGCGGACGGGCGGCTCACTCCGCGCTGA
- a CDS encoding nuclear transport factor 2 family protein, whose amino-acid sequence MTVETPLSARELFEELSRKPGFAIDEYWAEDVVIEQPFALPPRRTEGRANFLAAAVPGRAALPVRFDGIRDPVVHETVDPELIIVEFRLAGTITTTGRSASAPFVVVLRVRDGKIVLWREYQNVALMTELLGELG is encoded by the coding sequence ATGACCGTCGAAACGCCGCTGAGTGCGCGGGAGCTGTTCGAGGAACTGAGCCGGAAGCCAGGGTTCGCGATCGACGAGTACTGGGCCGAGGACGTGGTGATCGAGCAGCCGTTCGCCCTGCCGCCGAGGCGGACCGAGGGACGGGCGAACTTCCTGGCGGCGGCAGTGCCGGGCCGGGCAGCACTGCCGGTGCGCTTCGACGGCATCCGCGACCCGGTGGTGCACGAGACCGTCGATCCGGAGCTGATCATCGTGGAGTTCCGGCTGGCCGGCACGATCACCACCACCGGGCGGTCCGCGTCCGCACCGTTCGTCGTCGTGTTGCGGGTGCGGGACGGGAAGATCGTGCTCTGGCGGGAGTACCAGAACGTGGCGCTGATGACCGAGCTGCTCGGCGAGCTGGGTTAG
- a CDS encoding ArsR/SmtB family transcription factor, with protein sequence MTDEADRNAAMFRALGHPVRLGIMRQLAREPETCACDFAEVFGVSQPTISQHLKVLREAGLVTTRRRGTQICYSVHPGGLDQLDGLLSGLRPVPLAEVG encoded by the coding sequence ATGACCGACGAAGCGGACCGGAACGCGGCGATGTTCCGCGCCCTCGGTCACCCGGTGCGGCTCGGCATCATGCGGCAGCTGGCCAGGGAACCGGAGACCTGCGCCTGCGACTTCGCCGAGGTGTTCGGGGTCAGCCAGCCGACGATCAGCCAGCACCTCAAGGTGCTGCGCGAGGCCGGACTGGTCACCACCAGGCGGCGCGGCACCCAGATCTGCTATTCGGTGCACCCCGGCGGCCTCGACCAATTGGACGGCCTGCTGTCCGGCCTGCGCCCGGTGCCGCTGGCCGAGGTCGGCTAA
- a CDS encoding LysR family transcriptional regulator, whose protein sequence is MDLLQLRYFQAVARREHLSQAATELRVAQPSLSRAIARLEADLGVPLFDRTGRGLRLNRFGAGFLRRVERVLRELDDARRELADAAGLDHGSIAVAAETLLTLTGLVREFRAEHPGVDIRLYQSSAATMAKQLRTGEVDLCFASQPLPGPDLRTRQLLREEVLLAVPPGHHLAGRERVRPEDLAGEPFVTTRPGYWPRELADRLFAAAGLQPDYTCESDEPGVTGDLIGAGLGVGLVPALSRHSALHTPVSWMRLDAPDCYRSLTLVWRADTYSSVAAQRLTEFAGEYFHRLSNRDPI, encoded by the coding sequence ATGGACCTGCTGCAGCTCCGCTACTTCCAGGCGGTCGCCCGCCGCGAGCACCTCAGCCAGGCCGCGACCGAGCTGCGCGTCGCCCAGCCCTCGCTCAGCCGCGCGATCGCCAGGCTGGAGGCCGACCTCGGCGTGCCGCTGTTCGACCGGACCGGCCGCGGGCTGCGGCTCAACCGGTTCGGCGCCGGGTTCCTCCGCCGCGTCGAGCGGGTGCTGCGCGAGCTGGACGACGCCCGCCGCGAGCTCGCCGACGCCGCCGGCCTCGACCACGGCAGCATCGCCGTCGCCGCGGAAACCCTGCTCACGCTCACCGGGCTGGTCCGGGAGTTCCGCGCGGAACACCCCGGCGTCGACATCCGGCTCTACCAGTCCTCCGCCGCGACCATGGCGAAACAGCTGCGCACCGGCGAGGTCGATCTCTGCTTCGCCTCCCAGCCACTACCCGGCCCGGACCTGCGGACGCGCCAACTGCTGCGCGAGGAGGTGCTGCTCGCGGTGCCGCCGGGGCACCACCTCGCCGGGCGGGAACGCGTGCGGCCCGAAGACCTCGCCGGCGAACCGTTCGTCACCACCCGCCCCGGCTACTGGCCGCGCGAGCTGGCCGACCGGCTGTTCGCGGCGGCCGGGCTACAACCCGACTACACCTGCGAAAGCGACGAACCCGGCGTCACCGGAGACCTGATCGGCGCGGGCCTCGGCGTCGGGCTGGTGCCCGCGCTTTCCCGCCACTCCGCCCTGCACACCCCGGTTTCCTGGATGCGGCTGGACGCCCCGGACTGCTACCGCAGCCTGACCCTGGTCTGGCGCGCGGACACCTATTCCTCGGTCGCGGCTCAGCGGCTCACCGAGTTCGCGGGCGAGTACTTCCACCGCCTGTCGAACCGGGATCCGATTTAG
- a CDS encoding multicopper oxidase family protein, producing MSGLSRRRFLGLTGGAGALVVAGLAGPRLFRSAAATGELLTSEVPLPAPFGVPLPIPAVLTPVSRDVDADRYEIVQRPATAEILPGLRTPIWGYQGTFPGPTIESRSGRTAIVRHRNELPVPTVVHLHGGRTPPESDGYTTDLVLPADGSYSVRSHGGHSDMHDPDAKITHGERDYVYPLQQKASALWYHDHRMDFTGPAVYRGLAGFHLVRDEEEDALPLPHGERELPLMITDRAFAADGSMHYPSVDRSLKTVPGVEEPYVEGVLGDVILVNGAPWPVAEVSATRHRLRVLNASNARRYDLALDPPPPGGQAFTQIGSDQGLLDAPRVHEHLPIAPAERYDLVVDFGRYPVGTEVTLVNRLGTGSTAQVMRFRVARSGIEDSHIPDRLAEIEPLDRAQATVTREFSFRGGQVDGRHGWTIDGKPYSPTRIDARPRLGDVEIWRFVVDLHHPIHLHLVNFLVLSRGGREPGPFDAGRKDTVDLRPGEAVEVIARFDGYRGRYMFHCHNVEHEDMGMMGNFETV from the coding sequence ATGAGCGGGCTGTCCCGGCGCCGGTTCCTCGGCCTTACCGGCGGCGCGGGCGCACTGGTCGTCGCCGGGCTCGCCGGGCCACGCCTGTTCAGGTCGGCCGCGGCCACCGGCGAACTGCTCACCAGCGAAGTGCCGCTGCCGGCGCCGTTCGGAGTGCCGCTGCCGATCCCGGCGGTGCTGACCCCGGTCTCGCGGGACGTGGACGCGGACCGGTACGAAATCGTCCAGCGGCCGGCCACCGCGGAGATACTGCCCGGGCTGCGCACCCCGATCTGGGGCTACCAGGGCACTTTCCCCGGGCCGACCATCGAGTCGCGCAGCGGTAGGACGGCGATCGTCCGACACCGCAACGAACTCCCGGTGCCGACCGTGGTCCACCTGCACGGCGGCCGCACCCCACCGGAGTCCGACGGCTACACCACCGACCTGGTGCTGCCAGCCGACGGCTCGTACTCGGTGCGTTCCCACGGCGGACATTCGGACATGCACGACCCGGACGCGAAGATCACCCATGGCGAGCGGGACTACGTGTACCCGTTGCAGCAGAAGGCATCCGCGCTCTGGTACCACGATCACCGGATGGACTTCACCGGGCCGGCCGTTTACCGCGGACTGGCCGGTTTCCACCTGGTCCGGGACGAGGAGGAGGACGCGCTGCCGCTGCCGCACGGCGAGCGGGAGCTGCCGTTGATGATCACCGACCGGGCGTTCGCCGCGGACGGCTCGATGCACTACCCGTCCGTGGACCGGTCGCTGAAGACCGTGCCCGGCGTCGAGGAGCCCTACGTCGAAGGGGTGCTCGGCGACGTGATCCTGGTGAACGGTGCGCCGTGGCCGGTGGCCGAGGTGTCCGCGACCAGGCACCGGCTGCGGGTGCTCAACGCGTCCAACGCCCGCCGCTACGACCTCGCGCTCGACCCGCCACCGCCGGGCGGCCAGGCGTTCACGCAGATCGGCTCGGACCAGGGCCTGCTGGACGCGCCGCGGGTGCACGAGCACCTGCCGATCGCCCCGGCCGAACGGTACGACCTGGTGGTGGACTTCGGCCGGTACCCGGTCGGCACCGAGGTCACCCTGGTCAACCGGCTCGGCACCGGATCGACCGCGCAGGTGATGCGGTTCCGCGTCGCCCGCAGCGGCATCGAGGACAGCCACATCCCGGACCGGCTCGCCGAAATCGAGCCGCTCGACCGGGCGCAGGCGACCGTGACCAGGGAGTTCTCCTTCCGCGGCGGGCAGGTCGACGGCCGGCACGGCTGGACCATCGACGGCAAGCCGTACTCGCCGACCCGGATCGACGCCCGGCCACGGCTCGGCGACGTGGAGATCTGGCGTTTCGTGGTGGACCTGCACCATCCGATCCACCTGCACCTGGTGAACTTCCTGGTGCTCTCCCGCGGCGGCCGCGAGCCGGGGCCGTTCGACGCCGGCCGCAAGGACACCGTGGACCTGCGCCCCGGCGAGGCGGTGGAGGTGATCGCCAGGTTCGACGGTTACCGCGGCCGGTACATGTTCCACTGCCACAACGTCGAGCACGAGGACATGGGCATGATGGGCAACTTCGAAACGGTCTGA
- a CDS encoding YdeI/OmpD-associated family protein has protein sequence MNGEPDLHARTATDWRAWLDEHAASQRAIWLIIYHKRSPTPSILVPEAVEQALCFGWIDSHARKRDAESFYLRFTPRRPRSNWSQINRARAEKLIAAALMRPAGQAQIDLAKRTGRWPAPLQL, from the coding sequence ATGAACGGCGAACCCGACCTGCACGCGCGGACCGCGACCGACTGGCGCGCCTGGCTCGACGAGCACGCCGCCTCGCAACGCGCCATCTGGCTGATCATCTACCACAAGCGCAGTCCCACTCCGAGCATCCTGGTGCCCGAGGCCGTCGAGCAGGCCCTGTGCTTCGGCTGGATCGACAGCCACGCCAGAAAGCGCGACGCCGAGAGCTTCTACCTCCGCTTCACCCCACGCCGCCCGCGCAGCAACTGGAGCCAGATCAACCGCGCCCGCGCCGAGAAACTCATCGCCGCGGCCCTCATGCGCCCGGCCGGCCAGGCCCAGATCGACCTGGCCAAGCGGACAGGGCGCTGGCCCGCACCGCTGCAGCTCTGA
- a CDS encoding helix-turn-helix transcriptional regulator, with protein MRADRLVAALLVLQSRVQVTAAELAEELEVSVATARRDLEALSAAGIPVYPQAGRGGGWSLLGGARTDLTGLNATEAQALFLLLGPAASAAPDIRSALRKLVRALPGTFRADAEAAREAVVVDPTRWSEPDRARPELVDALQAAVIRRRRVRLEYANRTRQRSERVVDPWGLVDKDDIWYLVAGTEKGQRTFRVDRIVDATVTDEPARRPADFDLSRAWGEVVEHVEAQRSLTWATVLVDAARAWVLSGQFGRHCEVEATLEDGRARVRLAAPTPLMIAQHLAGWGAAIEVLDPKPVRAELARIGAELTGRYPDESTAGTPPG; from the coding sequence ATGCGTGCGGATCGACTAGTGGCGGCCCTGCTGGTGCTGCAGTCGCGGGTCCAGGTGACCGCGGCTGAGCTGGCCGAGGAGCTGGAGGTGTCGGTGGCGACCGCGCGGCGGGACCTGGAGGCGCTGTCGGCGGCGGGCATCCCGGTGTACCCGCAGGCCGGGCGGGGTGGCGGATGGTCGCTGCTGGGTGGGGCCCGGACGGACCTGACCGGGCTGAACGCGACCGAGGCGCAGGCGTTGTTCCTGCTGCTCGGGCCGGCGGCGTCGGCGGCACCGGACATCCGCTCGGCGCTGCGCAAGCTGGTGCGGGCGCTGCCCGGCACGTTCCGCGCGGACGCCGAGGCGGCGAGGGAGGCCGTCGTGGTGGATCCGACGCGGTGGAGCGAGCCGGACCGGGCGCGGCCGGAGCTGGTCGACGCGCTGCAGGCGGCCGTGATCCGGCGGCGCCGGGTGCGGCTGGAATACGCGAACCGGACGCGGCAGCGCAGCGAGCGGGTGGTGGACCCGTGGGGCCTGGTCGACAAGGACGACATCTGGTACCTGGTGGCCGGCACGGAGAAAGGGCAGCGGACGTTCCGGGTGGACCGGATCGTCGACGCGACCGTGACCGATGAGCCTGCCCGCCGGCCGGCCGATTTCGACCTGTCCCGTGCCTGGGGCGAGGTGGTCGAGCACGTGGAGGCGCAGCGCTCGCTGACCTGGGCGACCGTGCTGGTCGATGCCGCGCGGGCGTGGGTGCTGAGCGGGCAGTTCGGGCGGCACTGCGAGGTCGAGGCCACGCTCGAGGACGGCCGGGCCCGGGTGCGGCTCGCCGCGCCGACCCCGCTCATGATCGCCCAGCACCTCGCCGGGTGGGGCGCCGCGATCGAGGTGCTCGACCCGAAGCCGGTGCGCGCCGAGCTGGCCCGGATCGGGGCCGAGCTCACCGGCCGCTACCCGGACGAGTCCACGGCCGGAACTCCTCCGGGTTGA
- the dnaB gene encoding replicative DNA helicase, which translates to MALTDDRSPLFPPEDPGPGDPGPRAGEYDRQPPQDIAAEQSVLGGMLLSKDAIADVIEALGPGDFYLPKHQAVYDCVLDLYGRGEPADPITVSAELERRGELGRVGGAPYLHTLIATVPTAANAGYYAEIVAEKAVLRRLVEAGTRIVQYGYGANASDGANIDEVVDRAQAAIYDVTERRTSEDYIALEELLQPTMDEIDAIASRGGSAQGIPTGFMDLDEVTNGLHAGQMVIVAARPGVGKSTLGLDFARSASIKHGLTSVIFSLEMSRTEIVMRMLSAEARIRLADMRGGRMTDDDWTRLARRMSEISEAPLFVDDSPNMTMMEIRAKARRLKQRNDLRLVVVDYLQLMTSGKRVESRQQEVSEFSRQLKLLAKEIEVPVIAISQLNRGPEQRTDKRPMLSDLRESGSLEQDADIVLLINRPDAWERDDPRAGEADLILAKHRAGPTSTVVVAHQLHYSRFADLAQT; encoded by the coding sequence GTGGCGCTGACCGACGACCGCAGTCCCTTGTTCCCCCCGGAAGACCCCGGTCCAGGCGACCCGGGCCCCCGGGCGGGCGAGTACGACCGCCAACCGCCACAGGACATCGCCGCCGAGCAGTCGGTGCTCGGCGGCATGCTGCTGTCCAAGGACGCCATCGCGGACGTGATCGAGGCGCTCGGGCCGGGCGACTTCTACCTGCCGAAGCACCAGGCGGTCTACGACTGCGTGCTGGACCTCTACGGCCGCGGCGAGCCGGCCGACCCGATCACCGTGTCCGCGGAGCTGGAACGCCGCGGCGAGCTCGGCCGGGTGGGCGGCGCGCCGTACCTGCACACGCTGATCGCCACCGTGCCCACCGCCGCGAACGCCGGCTACTACGCGGAAATCGTCGCGGAGAAGGCCGTGCTGCGCCGGCTGGTCGAGGCGGGCACCCGGATCGTGCAGTACGGCTACGGCGCGAACGCCAGCGACGGCGCCAATATCGACGAGGTGGTGGACCGCGCGCAGGCGGCCATCTACGACGTCACCGAGCGCCGCACCAGCGAGGACTACATCGCGCTGGAAGAGCTGCTCCAGCCGACCATGGACGAGATCGACGCGATCGCCTCGCGCGGCGGATCGGCGCAGGGCATCCCGACCGGGTTCATGGACCTGGACGAGGTGACCAACGGCCTGCACGCCGGGCAGATGGTGATCGTGGCCGCCCGACCGGGTGTCGGCAAGTCGACGCTTGGCCTGGACTTCGCCAGATCCGCCTCCATCAAGCACGGCCTGACCAGCGTGATCTTCTCGCTGGAAATGAGCCGCACCGAGATCGTGATGCGCATGCTCTCCGCCGAAGCCAGGATCCGGCTGGCGGACATGCGCGGTGGCCGGATGACCGACGACGACTGGACCAGGCTGGCCAGGCGGATGAGCGAGATCTCCGAGGCACCGCTGTTCGTGGACGACTCGCCGAACATGACCATGATGGAGATCAGGGCGAAGGCGCGGCGGCTCAAGCAGCGCAACGACCTCCGCCTGGTGGTGGTCGACTACCTCCAGCTGATGACTTCGGGCAAGCGGGTCGAGTCCCGGCAGCAGGAGGTCTCCGAGTTCTCCCGGCAGCTCAAGCTGCTGGCCAAGGAGATCGAGGTGCCGGTGATCGCGATCAGCCAGCTGAACCGTGGTCCGGAACAGCGGACGGACAAGCGCCCGATGCTCTCCGACCTGCGTGAGTCCGGTTCGCTGGAGCAGGACGCGGACATCGTGCTGCTGATCAACCGGCCGGATGCCTGGGAGCGGGACGACCCGCGCGCCGGCGAGGCGGACCTGATCCTGGCCAAGCACCGTGCCGGCCCGACCAGCACGGTGGTCGTCGCGCACCAGCTGCACTACAGCCGGTTCGCCGACCTGGCGCAGACCTGA